The following proteins are encoded in a genomic region of Ostrea edulis chromosome 7, xbOstEdul1.1, whole genome shotgun sequence:
- the LOC125653837 gene encoding tripartite motif-containing protein 2-like has protein sequence MDPRHSAQDVVRCDICETAIVQMYCDFCHINLCVTCIGKHIADDYQKHIVVPFQKRKSTLIYPKCSTHQKKVCELLCKECDMSVCSLCTTISTDKHNGHTFLSLSEIYNERKADITKDSEEIENVISPTYEEMSTDLETQITNLDGEYVKFTTVVTKHGEEWHKEIDNVIKKMKNEIEEMKTKHLEILKKHLDEIMQIQSLIEQSLITLKEMEESNEVSVTMEYRSKNKEFRKLPPKVRVSLPTFSPNTIDSEQLYKSLGSLIPLSFTTDENGGTLKKTEILPKKPMDDPELVTAINTGYKKLYNVACLIEEEFWTSTAVSDMKCFNVQGTVINTLKTKSGDCPRDIAVTSDGDLVYTDWATKTVNKVKSGQTEEVIRLQGWKPVNLCVTSSSDLLVAMYSDDKTQSKVVRYSGSTEKQTIQYDDEGKPLYSGNTKMKYVSENRNLDICVADLEVGAVVVVSQAGKLRFRYTGHSSTKNKAFRPFGITTDSQSQILTADFDNHCIHILDQNGQFLRYIDNCDLKGPYGLCVDKSDNLFVAEFHSGNVKKIKYLQ, from the coding sequence ATGGACCCCCGCCACAGTGCCCAAGATGTCGTCCGATGTGACATTTGTGAGACAGCTATAGTACAGATGTACTGTGATTTCTGCCACATCAACCTGTGCGTCACCTGTATAGGAAAACACATTGCTGATGACTATCAAAAACACATAGTGGTACCATTCCAAAAGCGAAAATCTACCTTGATCTATCCAAAATGTAGTACACATCAAAAGAAAGTCTGTGAATTACTTTGTAAGGAATGTGACATGTCTGTCTGTTCCTTGTGTACTACTATATCTACAGATAAACATAACGGTCATACATTTTTAAGTCTTTCTGAAATCTACAATGAAAGAAAAGCAGACATTACAAAAGATTCAGAGGAGATAGAAAACGTTATTTCTCCAACATATGAAGAAATGTCCACGGATTTAGAAACTCAAATAACCAACTTGGATGGAGAATACGTGAAATTCACAACAGTAGTCACAAAACATGGAGAGGAATGGCACAAAGAAATTGACAAtgtcataaaaaaaatgaaaaatgaaatagaagagATGAAAACCAAACACCTGGAAATTCTGAAGAAACATTTGGATGAAATTATGCAGATACAGTCCCTTATTGAGCAATCCCTGATTACTCTGAAGGAAATGGAGGAATCCAATGAAGTGTCTGTGACCATGGAATACCGATCcaaaaacaaagaattcagAAAACTTCCTCCCAAAGTCCGAGTCTCACTGCCTACATTTAGTCCAAACACGATAGACAGTGAACAGCTTTACAAGTCACTGGGATCTTTGATACCATTATCATTCACGACAGATGAAAATGGCGGTACACTGAAGAAAACAGAAATCTTGCCCAAAAAACCGATGGACGATCCAGAGCTTGTCACTGCCATAAATACTGGGTATAAAAAACTTTACAATGTTGCCTGCCTTATTGAAGAAGAATTCTGGACAAGTACAGCAGTCAGTGATATGAAATGCTTTAATGTTCAAGGTACAGTTATCAATACACTCAAAACAAAATCAGGGGATTGTCCACGTGATATAGCAGTGACAAGTGATGGTGATCTAGTGTACACTGACTGGGCAACAAAGACTGTGAATAAAGTGAAGAGTGGACAGACAGAGGAGGTGATCAGACTACAGGGCTGGAAACCTGTTAATCTCTGTGTCACCTCCTCTAGTGATCTCCTGGTTGCCATGTACAGTGATGATAAAACACAATCCAAAGTTGTCCGTTACTCAGgttccacagagaaacaaacaatCCAGTATGATGATGAGGGTAAGCCTCTATATTCAGGAAATACTAAAATGAAATACGTCAGTGAGAACAgaaacctggatatctgtgtggctgacttaGAAGTtggtgcagtagtggtggtcagtCAGGCTGGAAAACttcgatttagatacactggtcattcTTCTACCAAAAACAAAGCATTTAGACCCTTTGGAATCACAACGGACAGTCAGAGTCagatcctgacagcagactttGATAACCACTGTATCCACATCCTGGACCAGAATGGACAGTTCCTCCGCTATATAGATAACTGTGATCTGAAGGGACCAtacggtttatgtgtggacaaaAGTGACAATTTGTTTGTTGCTGAGTTTCATAGTGGAAAtgtgaagaaaatcaaatatctACAATGA